In Calothrix sp. PCC 7507, one DNA window encodes the following:
- a CDS encoding helix-turn-helix domain-containing protein produces the protein MPYTIPNNSCVGCDNCRPQCPTGAIKIENNEYWIDPSLCNNCEGYYPEPQCVIACPTQSPIPWQAKKGRCKVEPRDATSPDLFSNGKNHPFASAIAIWEACNVLAQRTSLNWEIDEAGYLSYRRQVNQGRGAIAFHLQDPLNVSTRTTDLATIEALDIKAACIHLIFAAYATTLEQAWEQEFTIDERQLEKYLGLEKRKDLSKNAKLASMKNIVQQACSLIVSIDWPPQGRVRGFSVTGSRLWHLLDIEHHFQEDDLGCKYLVGLTFKIKAGIWAQHFLNKQACKERTAFYQYGSLPKTLLTTVMSIWQQHEGAARLMLWLLFKTKMGKEQRITIPTLLRVAYGEEKVALASRQREERKRLLRTFESDLEVLNHYGIKPKFDPITYPTEIQPLWAKLIDIPEDPEAALEFWTNDGGSETRLTDTGPRGKWNLLMNARILSFELPPEWEQHSSEVEKKQRRTLNKARRTTKITTELLGEQILQARKNLNLSQRELAKLTGKSQSWIRDIENGRLKAKLEDQALLRKVLNIV, from the coding sequence ATGCCATATACAATTCCTAACAACAGTTGCGTTGGATGTGACAATTGCCGTCCCCAATGTCCTACAGGTGCAATCAAAATAGAAAACAATGAATACTGGATTGATCCTTCACTTTGTAACAATTGCGAAGGTTATTATCCCGAACCGCAATGTGTAATCGCTTGTCCAACCCAGTCTCCCATACCTTGGCAGGCGAAAAAGGGGAGATGCAAAGTTGAACCCAGAGATGCTACCAGCCCAGATTTATTTTCCAACGGGAAGAATCATCCATTTGCTTCAGCGATCGCTATATGGGAAGCTTGCAATGTATTAGCGCAACGCACATCCTTAAATTGGGAAATCGATGAAGCTGGATATCTGTCATATCGCCGACAAGTTAATCAAGGGCGGGGTGCGATCGCATTTCATCTCCAAGATCCACTCAATGTCAGCACTCGCACCACAGACTTAGCAACCATTGAGGCGCTAGACATCAAAGCCGCTTGCATCCATCTGATTTTTGCAGCTTACGCCACTACCTTAGAACAAGCTTGGGAGCAAGAATTTACCATTGACGAACGACAACTAGAGAAATATTTAGGGCTAGAAAAACGTAAAGACCTCAGCAAAAATGCCAAACTAGCTTCAATGAAGAATATCGTTCAACAAGCTTGCTCCCTGATAGTCTCCATTGACTGGCCACCACAAGGACGAGTGAGGGGATTCTCAGTTACAGGAAGCCGCTTGTGGCACTTACTAGACATTGAACACCACTTTCAAGAAGATGATTTAGGGTGTAAATATTTAGTGGGACTAACCTTCAAAATCAAAGCCGGGATATGGGCGCAGCATTTCTTAAACAAACAAGCATGTAAAGAACGCACCGCATTTTATCAATATGGTAGTCTCCCCAAAACCTTGCTAACCACAGTCATGAGCATTTGGCAGCAACACGAAGGAGCAGCTAGATTAATGCTATGGTTATTGTTTAAAACCAAAATGGGCAAAGAACAACGCATCACCATTCCTACCTTGCTGCGTGTGGCTTACGGTGAAGAAAAAGTTGCTCTAGCCTCCCGACAAAGAGAAGAACGCAAACGCCTACTGCGAACCTTTGAAAGTGATTTAGAAGTCCTCAACCATTACGGAATCAAGCCAAAATTCGACCCCATTACCTACCCAACAGAAATCCAACCATTGTGGGCAAAATTAATTGATATTCCCGAAGATCCCGAAGCAGCATTAGAATTTTGGACTAACGACGGTGGCTCTGAAACCCGCCTCACAGACACAGGCCCTCGTGGTAAATGGAATCTGCTGATGAATGCGCGGATTCTGTCCTTTGAACTCCCCCCAGAATGGGAACAACATAGTTCGGAAGTAGAAAAAAAGCAGCGCCGTACCCTGAATAAAGCCAGAAGAACCACTAAAATCACAACTGAATTGCTAGGTGAACAGATTTTGCAAGCACGTAAAAATCTCAATCTTTCCCAGAGAGAGTTAGCCAAGTTGACAGGTAAAAGCCAAAGCTGGATTCGTGACATAGAAAATGGTCGATTGAAAGCTAAGTTAGAAGACCAAGCGCTGTTAAGGAAAGTACTAAATATCGTTTAA
- a CDS encoding Uma2 family endonuclease, with protein sequence MTIAIDQPIQQKPLSCDEFLARYGGDNRYELIDGEVFDLEPTGPHEEVAAFITVKICVQIDKIGLSWFVLQRGLLRPSNTAMTAFRPDVAVIDRDELIKEPLWSDQSILTLGSSLKFVAEVVSSNWQNDYARKIEDYAVLGIPEYWIADYAGLGGTRHIGKPKQPTLSICTLVNGEYEIQQFQGDQTIVSLTFPDLKLNAEQVLRAGR encoded by the coding sequence ATGACCATTGCGATCGACCAACCAATACAACAGAAGCCACTCAGCTGCGATGAGTTTCTTGCCCGTTATGGTGGCGATAACCGCTATGAACTGATTGATGGAGAGGTGTTCGATTTGGAACCAACAGGTCCGCATGAAGAGGTTGCAGCCTTCATTACCGTCAAGATATGTGTCCAGATCGATAAGATAGGCTTGTCTTGGTTTGTCCTTCAACGGGGATTATTGCGTCCTTCTAACACTGCTATGACAGCATTTCGACCGGATGTTGCAGTTATCGATCGAGATGAACTGATCAAAGAACCGCTTTGGTCTGACCAGTCGATCCTGACGCTAGGCAGTTCACTTAAATTTGTGGCGGAAGTTGTGAGTAGCAACTGGCAAAATGATTATGCCCGTAAGATCGAAGACTATGCCGTTTTAGGCATTCCCGAATATTGGATTGCAGATTACGCAGGACTAGGTGGTACTCGACACATTGGGAAGCCCAAACAGCCCACCCTCTCTATCTGTACGCTAGTAAATGGGGAGTATGAAATTCAGCAGTTTCAGGGGGATCAGACCATCGTTTCTCTAACCTTTCCAGATTTAAAGCTAAATGCTGAACAGGTGTTGAGGGCTGGCAGGTAA
- a CDS encoding WYL domain-containing protein, with translation MALGLFRFERLDRLFIGKPQTKVQSRQEQEKSLQKLQKLSAAGAGIFLGYSANDQRQFLSQDKQECSQVRMTVELWFTDNIFRFITEGTKRFPPQQMKMSPPVEGGRLTLPKTIFCLKKTGDKVFPNRFRVVLPKWSLDDVELLRWIIGFGGNVKVVQSQELVDKIRGMGEAIVKVYGA, from the coding sequence ATGGCATTAGGGTTATTTCGGTTTGAACGCTTGGATAGATTGTTTATTGGTAAACCCCAAACCAAAGTCCAATCCCGACAGGAACAAGAAAAGTCATTACAAAAATTGCAGAAACTGTCTGCGGCTGGTGCGGGAATTTTTTTAGGATATAGTGCTAATGACCAGCGTCAGTTTCTCAGCCAGGATAAACAAGAATGTTCTCAGGTTCGGATGACTGTAGAATTGTGGTTTACTGACAATATATTTCGATTTATTACTGAGGGCACAAAAAGATTTCCCCCACAGCAAATGAAGATGTCACCACCTGTAGAAGGCGGAAGGTTAACGCTACCTAAAACAATTTTCTGTCTCAAGAAAACAGGAGATAAAGTCTTTCCTAATCGTTTTCGCGTAGTATTGCCTAAATGGTCTTTGGATGATGTGGAATTACTAAGGTGGATTATTGGTTTTGGTGGCAATGTGAAGGTAGTACAGTCGCAGGAATTAGTGGACAAGATTAGGGGAATGGGTGAGGCGATCGTTAAGGTGTATGGTGCGTAA